A window of the Phaseolus vulgaris cultivar G19833 chromosome 5, P. vulgaris v2.0, whole genome shotgun sequence genome harbors these coding sequences:
- the LOC137836157 gene encoding uncharacterized protein codes for MPTTSNCISDSQPQKERRRQELMEYLVHTEQSRHIIRMRTKAFIKLCERIRGTGLVKDAYRSTVEEQVVKFLHIIGHNVKNRSVSFFFHRSGETVSCHFHNVLSAILRLEGEFLIQPNGTVVEPHILNNSRFFPYFKDYLGAIDGSHVRADAPRFRGRKDWPTQNIFAACDFDMKFTYVLAGWEGIASDSRILKDALVRGDPLVIPEG; via the exons ATGCCTACTACAAGCAACTGTATCAGTGATTCCCAACCACAAAAAGAGCGCCGCAGACAAGAATTGATGGAGTACTTGGTTCACACTGAACAATCTCGTCACATTATTCGCATGAGAACGAAAGCTTTCATTAAATTATGTGAACGAATACGGGGAACTGGACTTGTTAAAGATGCATATCGATCAACCGTGGAAGAACAAGTAGTGAAATTTCTGCACATTATTGGGCATAATGTGAAGAATCGAAGTGTGTCATTCTTTTTCCATCGGTCTGGAGAAACAGTTTCCTGtcactttcataatgttttgaGTGCAATTTTAAGGTTGGAGGGGGAATTCTTAATTCAACCAAATGGAACGGTTGTAGAACCACACATCCTTAACAACAGTCGATTTTTCCCCTACTTTAAG GATTATTTAGGGGCCATAGATGGGAGTCATGTACGTGCTGATGCGCCTCGTTTTCGAGGGAGAAAAGATTGGCCAACCCAAAACATATTTGCAGCCTGTGACTTTGACATGAAGTTCACATATGTCTTAGCCGGTTGGGAAGGAATTGCCTCCGATTCAAGGATATTGAAAGATGCTTTGGTACGAGGCGATCCTTTGGTTATTCCAGAAGGTTAG